In Chryseobacterium oranimense, a single window of DNA contains:
- a CDS encoding FdhF/YdeP family oxidoreductase, producing the protein MENKDVFNKKEEGSRLPSAESPYKLLDLKLKPPKAWAAGVPAVIHSLDQLVLNASILRGGRALFSMNQFDGFDCPSCAWPDPDDERSRLGEYCENGAKALAEEATSKKIGAEFFKENSVYDLAKLTDFEISQLGRIAEPMYLPKGGTHYQPISWDDAFKKIAERLNALDSPDEAIFYTSGRTSNEATWVYQLFAREFGTNNFPDCSNMCHETSGYALSRSIGIGKGTVKLEDFYDTDLIIIIGQNPGTNSPRMLSALTKGKKNGAKIMAVNPLPEAGLKGFKNPQEVRALLNKPYELLDLYLPVKINGDMALLKALQILVLEEEAKNPGKVLDQDFITNKTAGFNELAEELKRYDLNFLSEECGIPIENLREAAQMIASRKRIIICWGMGITQQHNGVEMIYNIVNLLLMKGSIGIQGGGACPVRGHSNVQGNRTLLINHHPTTEQLDRLQEYYGFEVPRKGGYDVVNALKAMHEGKVKFMFCMGGNFLSAAPDTTFTAEAMRKLEMSAIVSVKLNRNHLIHGKEALILPVISRSEKDMVNGELQHVSTENSMGVVEWSRGVLDPISKHLINETHVACRMAKAVLGERSVVDWDKFINSYDAVRNDIEQCIPGFENYNERVVQKGGFYLPNGPRDGKFNSEFNPGKAAFNITAVPDNSLAEDEYLMGTTRTHDQFNTVVYGLNDRYRGIFNERRVVMMNEKDIEKAGLKEGDHVDLFNYDDGIERIAPLFIVVKYPIPQKSTMTYFPETNVLVSINNVVNGANMPASKYVRIKIRKHDPDIFKKIDDHVIAAARTSIEQP; encoded by the coding sequence ATGGAAAACAAAGATGTATTCAATAAAAAAGAAGAGGGTAGCAGATTACCTTCTGCAGAATCGCCTTATAAACTGCTGGACCTGAAGCTGAAACCACCCAAAGCCTGGGCCGCAGGAGTTCCTGCGGTGATTCATTCATTGGATCAACTGGTGCTTAATGCCTCTATACTTCGTGGTGGAAGAGCTCTTTTCAGTATGAATCAGTTTGACGGTTTCGATTGTCCCAGCTGTGCATGGCCAGACCCGGATGACGAACGTTCCAGATTAGGCGAATATTGCGAAAACGGTGCAAAAGCTCTGGCGGAAGAAGCTACGTCAAAAAAGATCGGAGCAGAGTTTTTCAAAGAAAATTCGGTGTATGATTTAGCAAAGCTGACAGATTTTGAAATCAGCCAGTTGGGAAGAATCGCAGAGCCCATGTATTTGCCGAAAGGAGGAACCCATTATCAGCCGATAAGCTGGGATGATGCCTTTAAGAAAATTGCGGAAAGGCTAAACGCCTTAGATTCACCTGATGAAGCCATATTTTATACATCAGGAAGAACGAGTAATGAAGCTACATGGGTGTACCAGCTGTTTGCCCGTGAATTCGGAACCAATAATTTTCCGGACTGTTCCAATATGTGCCACGAAACTTCCGGTTATGCACTTTCCAGAAGCATAGGCATTGGGAAAGGAACCGTAAAGCTGGAAGATTTCTATGATACAGACCTTATCATCATCATAGGACAGAATCCCGGAACCAATTCTCCGAGAATGCTTTCCGCATTAACTAAAGGGAAGAAAAACGGGGCAAAAATTATGGCTGTCAATCCGCTTCCTGAAGCCGGATTAAAAGGTTTCAAAAATCCTCAGGAAGTCCGTGCCCTGCTTAATAAGCCTTATGAATTGTTAGATTTGTACCTGCCTGTTAAGATCAACGGAGATATGGCGCTTTTAAAAGCATTGCAAATTCTCGTGCTGGAAGAAGAAGCCAAAAACCCTGGAAAAGTTCTTGACCAGGATTTTATTACAAATAAAACTGCCGGTTTCAATGAATTGGCTGAAGAATTAAAACGGTATGACCTCAATTTCTTATCAGAAGAATGTGGTATTCCGATTGAGAATCTAAGAGAAGCAGCACAAATGATTGCCTCCAGAAAACGGATTATCATTTGTTGGGGAATGGGAATCACGCAGCAGCACAACGGGGTGGAAATGATTTACAATATTGTGAACCTCCTGCTGATGAAAGGAAGCATAGGAATTCAGGGCGGAGGAGCTTGTCCTGTTCGTGGCCACAGTAATGTGCAGGGGAACAGAACGCTGCTTATTAACCACCATCCTACAACTGAACAACTGGATAGGCTTCAGGAGTATTACGGCTTCGAAGTACCCAGAAAAGGAGGATATGATGTTGTAAATGCGCTTAAAGCAATGCATGAAGGTAAAGTAAAATTCATGTTCTGCATGGGTGGTAATTTCCTTTCTGCCGCACCGGATACAACTTTTACGGCAGAAGCGATGCGCAAGCTGGAAATGTCTGCGATTGTTTCTGTAAAATTAAACAGGAATCACCTTATCCACGGGAAAGAAGCCTTAATTTTACCGGTCATTTCCAGAAGTGAAAAAGATATGGTAAACGGCGAACTTCAGCACGTAAGTACGGAAAATTCAATGGGAGTTGTGGAATGGTCAAGGGGAGTTCTTGATCCTATTTCAAAGCACCTGATTAATGAAACCCATGTTGCCTGCAGAATGGCAAAAGCTGTTTTGGGTGAACGTTCTGTGGTGGATTGGGATAAGTTTATCAACAGTTATGATGCCGTTCGTAATGATATTGAACAATGCATTCCCGGATTTGAAAACTATAACGAAAGAGTAGTACAGAAAGGGGGATTCTATCTTCCGAACGGTCCAAGAGACGGTAAATTCAACAGTGAATTTAATCCCGGAAAAGCCGCTTTCAATATAACTGCCGTACCGGATAATTCGCTTGCAGAAGACGAATACCTGATGGGAACCACCAGAACACATGATCAGTTCAATACGGTTGTTTATGGTTTGAATGACCGTTACCGTGGGATTTTCAATGAAAGAAGGGTGGTGATGATGAATGAAAAAGATATTGAAAAGGCCGGCCTCAAAGAAGGTGACCATGTAGATCTTTTCAATTATGATGATGGAATCGAAAGGATAGCACCGCTTTTCATTGTGGTAAAATATCCTATTCCTCAGAAAAGCACCATGACTTATTTCCCTGAAACCAATGTTCTGGTATCGATCAATAACGTAGTAAACGGTGCCAATATGCCGGCTTCCAAATATGTACGCATCAAAATCCGAAAGCATGATCCTGATATTTTTAAAAAGATTGATGATCATGTCATTGCTGCAGCCAGAACAAGCATTGAACAACCGTAA
- a CDS encoding DUF7009 family protein, which produces MKIRIKDNTLRFRLTQSEVAKLGEDGIISSFTEFVDRPFIYAIERTEDAELSTAFIENRMVLNMPEAMIAEWISTDRVGFEGQTGKIKLLIEKDFVCIDNTLEDQSDNYPNPNLKC; this is translated from the coding sequence ATGAAAATAAGAATTAAAGATAACACACTGAGATTTCGTCTTACCCAATCCGAAGTGGCAAAATTAGGGGAAGATGGCATCATTTCAAGCTTTACAGAATTTGTAGACCGTCCGTTTATTTACGCTATTGAAAGAACAGAGGATGCAGAACTTTCTACTGCTTTCATCGAGAACAGAATGGTTCTGAATATGCCTGAAGCCATGATTGCAGAATGGATTTCCACAGACAGGGTAGGTTTTGAAGGGCAGACCGGAAAAATTAAACTCTTAATAGAAAAAGACTTTGTATGCATTGATAATACATTGGAGGATCAAAGCGACAATTATCCCAACCCCAACCTGAAATGCTAA